One region of Paraburkholderia phymatum STM815 genomic DNA includes:
- the acnA gene encoding aconitate hydratase AcnA: MENTYSPTEARLSVDGVSHRYVDLPGLFGDKLRELPVVLRLLLENVIRNTQGEERRQAVEGILAWTARATSEAEIAFQPNRVLMHDTTSTPALVDIAGMRDALAEAGADPATLNPVLPVDSSVDHSLAVEYFAQRDAAPLNLKLELRRNAERYRFLRWASKALKGVRIHPPGTGIMHTINLEQLATVVTSVERDGEKWAVPDTLIGTDSHTPMINGIGVLGWGVGGLEAQTVMFGMPVMQRIPDVIGVRLTGAMQPGVLATDLALTVTQRLRAIGVSGEFVEFFGPGVTTLSAGDRAVVANMAPEYGASTGFFPIDQHTLDYLRSTNRAETSIKLVEAFARRTGTWFEPQAEPRYTRTIDIDLASIGMHIAGPRRPQDLIDYSQTATTLAKLDFQSAQPHRSMPKHPVAIAAITSCTNTSDPALLIAAGLLARKARALGLSVPSWVKTSLGPGSPAAAAYLERAGLIDDLSAVGFDIVGYGCTTCIGNSGPLTEPIRAALAQKSIYPVAMLSGNRNFPGRIHPDLDLGFIMSPPLVIAFALAADAEKDLSVDPIQQTSDGKPVYLRDLWPTRDEVDALVRAAADPQDYPRAFALASQNPAWHDLDAPDNARFPWNPASTALRRPPFASATQGSQLGRYSAYPLLVLGDDVTTDHISPASAIPKDSFVADFLVSRGDDRDDLNVFASRRGNWEVMMRAAFYNRTLVNSLRAGMPVAHTLHVPSGDVMPIFEAAQRYRDDGDSVVLVAGERYGTGSSRDWAAKGQRLLGIRAVLAVSFERIHRSNLIGMGILPLRFAGGANPNTLELQPGDKLEVDAVSDTLSPRCRVAVRVVRANGSVQPIEATAAVETQLECTLLRSGGVIPLILQKSLQAQEA, from the coding sequence ATGGAAAACACTTACTCCCCCACTGAAGCCCGTTTGAGCGTCGATGGCGTGTCGCATCGCTATGTCGATCTGCCGGGTCTGTTCGGCGACAAGCTGCGTGAATTGCCCGTCGTGCTGCGTCTGCTGCTGGAAAACGTCATCCGCAACACGCAGGGCGAAGAGCGGCGGCAGGCCGTGGAAGGCATCCTCGCGTGGACGGCGCGCGCCACCAGCGAAGCCGAAATCGCGTTTCAGCCCAACCGCGTGCTGATGCACGACACGACCAGCACACCCGCGCTCGTCGATATCGCCGGCATGCGCGATGCGCTCGCGGAAGCGGGCGCCGATCCGGCGACGCTGAACCCGGTGCTGCCCGTCGATTCATCCGTCGATCATTCGCTGGCCGTCGAGTACTTCGCGCAACGGGACGCAGCCCCGTTAAACCTCAAGCTGGAATTGAGGCGCAATGCCGAGCGTTACCGCTTCCTGCGCTGGGCGTCGAAGGCGTTGAAGGGTGTGCGCATTCATCCGCCGGGCACGGGGATCATGCATACGATCAACCTGGAGCAGCTCGCCACCGTGGTTACCTCGGTCGAGCGCGATGGCGAGAAGTGGGCCGTGCCCGACACGCTGATCGGCACAGATAGCCACACGCCGATGATCAACGGCATCGGCGTGCTGGGCTGGGGCGTGGGCGGACTCGAAGCGCAGACGGTGATGTTCGGCATGCCTGTGATGCAGCGCATTCCCGATGTGATCGGCGTGCGTCTGACGGGCGCGATGCAGCCCGGCGTGCTCGCCACTGATCTCGCGTTGACGGTCACGCAGCGCCTGCGCGCAATCGGTGTCTCGGGCGAGTTCGTCGAATTCTTCGGTCCCGGCGTGACCACGCTCAGCGCGGGAGACCGCGCGGTGGTGGCGAACATGGCGCCGGAATACGGCGCATCGACGGGTTTTTTCCCGATTGATCAGCACACACTCGATTATCTGCGCTCAACCAACCGGGCGGAAACATCGATCAAACTGGTCGAAGCGTTCGCGCGACGCACTGGGACGTGGTTCGAGCCGCAAGCCGAGCCGCGCTACACGCGAACCATCGATATCGATCTCGCCAGTATCGGCATGCATATCGCCGGGCCGCGCCGTCCGCAGGATCTGATCGATTACTCGCAGACAGCAACTACGCTGGCCAAGCTCGACTTTCAGTCTGCGCAACCGCATCGGTCGATGCCGAAGCATCCCGTCGCCATTGCCGCGATTACGAGTTGCACAAACACATCCGATCCGGCTTTGCTGATCGCAGCCGGTCTGCTTGCGCGCAAAGCTCGCGCGTTGGGATTGAGCGTGCCGTCGTGGGTGAAGACGTCACTCGGTCCGGGTTCGCCCGCCGCCGCTGCGTATCTCGAACGCGCCGGGTTGATCGACGATCTCTCGGCGGTCGGCTTCGATATCGTCGGCTATGGGTGTACGACGTGCATCGGCAACTCCGGGCCGTTGACGGAGCCGATCCGCGCAGCGCTCGCGCAAAAGAGCATCTATCCCGTCGCGATGCTGTCGGGCAATCGCAATTTCCCCGGCCGCATTCATCCCGATCTCGATCTCGGCTTCATCATGTCGCCGCCGCTGGTGATTGCCTTTGCCCTCGCTGCCGACGCGGAAAAAGACCTGAGTGTCGATCCGATCCAGCAAACTTCGGACGGCAAGCCCGTGTATCTGCGCGACCTCTGGCCCACACGCGATGAAGTCGACGCACTCGTACGCGCGGCCGCCGATCCACAAGACTATCCACGCGCCTTCGCGCTCGCCAGCCAAAACCCGGCGTGGCACGATCTCGACGCGCCTGACAACGCGAGGTTTCCGTGGAATCCGGCATCGACTGCGCTGCGACGTCCGCCGTTCGCATCGGCGACGCAGGGCAGCCAGCTCGGCCGCTATAGCGCGTATCCGCTACTCGTGCTCGGCGACGACGTGACGACCGACCACATTTCGCCCGCAAGCGCGATTCCGAAAGACAGTTTCGTCGCGGACTTCCTCGTCTCGCGCGGTGACGATCGCGACGATCTCAACGTATTCGCCTCGCGACGCGGCAACTGGGAAGTGATGATGCGCGCCGCCTTCTACAACCGAACGCTGGTCAACAGCCTGCGCGCTGGCATGCCCGTCGCGCACACGTTGCATGTACCGAGCGGCGACGTGATGCCGATCTTCGAAGCCGCGCAGCGTTACCGGGATGATGGCGACTCCGTCGTGCTCGTCGCAGGCGAGCGCTACGGCACAGGGTCGTCGCGCGACTGGGCAGCCAAGGGACAGCGGCTCCTCGGCATTCGCGCGGTGCTGGCCGTGAGCTTCGAGCGTATCCATCGGTCGAACCTGATCGGCATGGGCATTCTGCCGCTGCGCTTTGCCGGCGGCGCCAATCCCAACACGCTCGAATTGCAGCCCGGTGATAAGCTCGAAGTCGACGCCGTGAGTGATACTCTGTCGCCTCGTTGCAGGGTGGCCGTGCGCGTGGTCCGCGCAAACGGCAGCGTGCAGCCCATCGAAGCGACGGCGGCCGTCGAGACGCAACTCGAATGCACGCTGTTGCGTTCAGGCGGCGTCATCCCGCTGATATTGCAGAAAAGTTTGCAGGCACAGGAGGCTTGA
- a CDS encoding GntR family transcriptional regulator: protein MIDRSIATQIVELIKTEGLDAGAHLPAQMLADRLRVSRSPVNEALALLHEKGILTREKNRGFFVAKPVVEPLADVVGELGLAETDLVTSVYFQIADDRLKGELPDEFSEQLIRNRYSLTSAQLTTVLGRIAQEGWAERKPGYGWQFSPMLTTPDSLLKSYRLRLALEPAALLEPGYRLERKVLERCRDVEKHLLAGGIETDTADQLHDRGVRFHESLVEASGNSFFIDTIRRVNRVRRLLSYRSMQHRERYVEHAKQHLHLLELLERERNEEASEAMREHLLHTLDALSRISEILEP from the coding sequence ATGATCGACAGATCCATTGCGACCCAGATTGTTGAACTGATCAAGACAGAAGGACTCGACGCCGGCGCGCATCTGCCCGCGCAGATGCTGGCCGACCGTCTGCGCGTTTCACGCTCGCCCGTCAACGAAGCGCTTGCACTGCTGCACGAAAAAGGCATCCTGACGCGCGAGAAGAATCGCGGCTTCTTCGTTGCCAAGCCTGTTGTCGAGCCTCTGGCGGATGTCGTCGGCGAGTTGGGCCTCGCGGAAACCGATCTCGTGACGAGCGTGTATTTCCAGATCGCAGATGACCGACTGAAAGGCGAATTGCCGGATGAGTTTTCCGAGCAACTGATCCGCAACCGCTACAGCTTGACGAGCGCGCAGCTGACGACCGTGCTTGGACGCATCGCGCAGGAAGGCTGGGCCGAGCGCAAGCCCGGCTACGGCTGGCAGTTCTCGCCGATGCTGACCACGCCCGACAGTCTGCTCAAGTCGTACCGTCTGCGTCTCGCACTCGAACCCGCTGCGTTGCTGGAGCCGGGTTACCGCCTGGAGCGCAAGGTGCTCGAACGGTGTCGCGATGTCGAGAAGCATCTGCTGGCGGGCGGTATCGAAACCGATACGGCGGACCAGTTGCACGATCGCGGCGTGCGCTTTCACGAATCGCTGGTCGAAGCTTCAGGAAACAGTTTTTTCATCGACACGATCAGACGCGTCAATCGCGTGCGACGGCTGCTGTCGTATCGCTCGATGCAGCATCGCGAGCGCTATGTCGAACACGCGAAGCAGCATCTGCATCTGCTGGAACTGCTCGAACGCGAGCGCAACGAAGAGGCCTCGGAGGCGATGCGCGAGCACTTGCTGCATACGCTCGACGCGCTCTCGCGCATCAGTGAGATT
- a CDS encoding lactonase family protein produces the protein MKKTGYDWRAPPEKTGPNDARRRFVQQAAALGALAAIGAVAGPVFAEDQALRQTDLKGKKPMFAYVGSRTTRERNAHGEGISVYQVDTETGALELVQLVKDLVNPSFLALSRNGERLYTVHGDASDISAFKVDKASGKLTFLNRQSTQGKNPVHLAIDPLGRYIVVSNHIGASLAVLPIAADGSLQELTQLVHLEGPVGPHRVEQKQAKPHFNPFDPTGEFVIVPDKGLDRVFTFRFKDGQLTPATPGFVVSRETAGPRHVAFHPKGAYAYVVNELDSTVTTYRYSSGNGALTPVQIVSSLPDTYTGNSRASEIEVDPSGRFVYASNRGFDSIAVFRIDQATGHLTFIDAEPTLGRTPRFMTGTPDGRFMYALNEDSDTIVAFAVNAATGQLKPTGFSVDSGSPVCMVFSPQHA, from the coding sequence GTGAAGAAAACCGGCTACGACTGGCGCGCACCGCCAGAAAAAACGGGCCCGAACGATGCGCGGCGGCGCTTCGTTCAGCAAGCCGCGGCGCTTGGCGCATTGGCCGCGATCGGCGCGGTCGCCGGGCCGGTTTTCGCGGAGGACCAGGCGTTGCGCCAGACAGATCTCAAAGGAAAGAAACCCATGTTTGCTTATGTCGGATCGCGGACGACCCGCGAGCGGAATGCCCACGGCGAGGGCATCAGCGTCTATCAGGTCGATACGGAAACGGGCGCGCTCGAACTCGTCCAGCTCGTGAAGGACCTCGTCAACCCGTCATTTCTCGCGCTGAGCCGCAACGGCGAGCGCCTTTACACCGTGCATGGCGACGCGAGCGATATCAGCGCGTTCAAGGTCGACAAGGCGTCGGGCAAGCTCACGTTTCTGAACCGTCAGAGCACGCAGGGCAAGAACCCCGTGCATCTCGCGATCGATCCGTTGGGGCGCTACATCGTCGTGTCGAACCATATCGGCGCGAGCCTCGCCGTGCTGCCGATCGCGGCTGACGGTTCGCTGCAGGAATTGACCCAACTGGTGCATCTCGAAGGCCCGGTCGGGCCGCATCGCGTCGAACAGAAGCAGGCCAAGCCGCACTTCAATCCGTTCGACCCGACGGGCGAGTTCGTGATCGTGCCGGACAAGGGACTGGACCGCGTTTTCACGTTCCGCTTCAAGGACGGCCAACTGACACCTGCCACGCCGGGCTTCGTCGTGTCGCGCGAAACGGCGGGGCCGAGGCACGTCGCGTTTCATCCGAAGGGCGCATATGCGTATGTCGTCAACGAACTCGATTCGACCGTGACGACCTACCGCTATTCGTCGGGCAATGGCGCGCTGACGCCGGTGCAGATCGTGTCGTCGCTGCCCGATACCTATACGGGCAATAGCCGTGCGTCGGAGATCGAAGTCGATCCTTCGGGGCGCTTCGTCTATGCGTCGAATCGCGGTTTCGACAGCATCGCCGTGTTTCGTATCGACCAGGCGACAGGCCATCTGACGTTCATCGACGCCGAGCCGACCTTGGGCCGCACGCCGCGCTTCATGACGGGCACGCCCGACGGCCGCTTCATGTATGCGCTCAACGAAGACAGCGACACGATCGTCGCATTCGCCGTGAATGCCGCGACGGGCCAGCTAAAGCCAACGGGCTTTTCCGTGGATTCGGGCAGCCCCGTGTGCATGGTGTTCTCGCCGCAGCACGCGTAA
- a CDS encoding porin, producing the protein MKKSLLSLVILSGSTGFAYAQSNVTLYGLIDSGLNYTNNVQTAKTSRGLVGGHQIAMIEGGSAGLQGSRWGLRGSEDLGSGLKAIFVLESGFYSNNGVANQGGALFGRQAYVGLSNPIGSVTLGRQYDPVVDLYGPFLAAPQWGGYMSSHPSDLDNALNTRRINNSIKFRSASYRGLTVEAMMNLGGTPGSFSSNWIWGAGAAYANGPFSIGAGYLNIRNPNTSFFGANPNAGPATTNNLGSFGSATSPESNPVFAGYASANRLEIAGVGAGVTLGGLNVNLAYSNTRFGDMGSASGPNPLGYKGTAAFNNAEINAKYQFTPSLLAGIAYDYTRNGGAGGKGGANYNLFSAGVDYFLSKRTDVYTIAVYEKASGTDSLGQSAVAQITGLTPSTTNKQVSLRVGIRHKF; encoded by the coding sequence ATGAAGAAGTCGCTATTGTCATTAGTCATACTAAGTGGATCAACGGGGTTCGCTTATGCGCAAAGCAATGTCACGCTATACGGTCTTATCGATAGCGGCTTGAACTACACGAACAACGTGCAGACGGCGAAGACTTCGCGGGGACTCGTTGGCGGACATCAGATTGCGATGATCGAAGGCGGATCGGCCGGTTTGCAAGGCAGTCGTTGGGGCCTGAGAGGTAGCGAGGACCTCGGCAGCGGGCTCAAGGCGATCTTCGTGCTGGAAAGTGGCTTTTATAGCAACAACGGCGTGGCCAATCAGGGCGGCGCGCTGTTCGGACGTCAGGCGTATGTCGGTCTGAGCAATCCGATCGGGTCGGTAACCTTGGGTCGTCAGTACGACCCGGTCGTCGATCTGTACGGGCCGTTTCTCGCAGCGCCACAGTGGGGCGGCTACATGAGTTCGCATCCCAGCGATCTCGACAACGCCCTCAACACGCGCCGCATCAACAACTCGATCAAGTTCCGCAGCGCGAGTTATCGCGGGCTGACCGTCGAAGCGATGATGAATCTCGGCGGCACGCCCGGTTCGTTTTCCAGCAACTGGATCTGGGGCGCGGGTGCTGCGTACGCCAATGGTCCGTTTTCGATCGGTGCAGGGTATCTGAACATCCGCAATCCGAACACATCGTTCTTCGGCGCGAATCCAAATGCGGGCCCGGCGACGACGAATAACCTGGGGAGCTTCGGCAGCGCGACCAGTCCCGAGAGCAATCCCGTGTTTGCCGGATACGCATCGGCAAATCGCCTTGAGATTGCGGGTGTCGGCGCTGGCGTGACGCTCGGCGGACTCAACGTGAATCTCGCCTATTCGAATACGCGTTTCGGGGACATGGGTTCGGCGTCGGGACCGAATCCGCTGGGCTATAAGGGTACTGCAGCGTTCAACAACGCGGAGATCAACGCGAAGTATCAGTTCACGCCTTCGCTGCTCGCCGGCATCGCATACGATTACACGCGTAATGGCGGCGCCGGCGGCAAAGGCGGCGCGAACTACAACCTGTTCAGCGCAGGCGTGGACTATTTCCTGTCGAAGCGCACCGACGTCTATACGATCGCGGTGTATGAAAAGGCGAGCGGCACAGACTCGCTGGGACAAAGCGCTGTGGCACAGATCACCGGTCTGACGCCATCGACCACCAACAAGCAAGTCTCGCTGCGAGTCGGAATTCGCCACAAATTCTGA
- a CDS encoding MFS transporter, which translates to MQANQATQAIDERALVRKIAWRIIPFVFILYIISYLDRANIGYAALQMNRDLALSSEAFGFASGIFFIGYFIFEVPSNVMLNKYGARVWIARILVTWGMVSVGSAFVQNATQLYVLRFLLGVAEAGFFPGIIVYLTYWFRSKELATTVALFTAAIPVSYIIGAPLSTWIMDSVHWLNWSGWRWMLVLEGAPALVGGILCFLYLTDRPADAKWLKPAEREWLLNELANDRKARPDAKHFGSLKAMTNPKVLYLSFIYFVYQCGSLGVGYWMPQIIKGFSKTLSHTQVGLIAMIPYIFATIVMVLWSRSSDRHSERRLHSAIPLAVAALALLGAGLTNNPYVSITLISVSLAGLYAFKSPFWALPTLFLTRSTAAVSIAVINSVGNLGGFVGPFAIGYIKGSGQSATPGLLFLAALLVASFFMTFFIRVHEQRDADTHGAVANQSH; encoded by the coding sequence ATGCAAGCCAATCAAGCCACACAGGCCATCGACGAGCGCGCGCTTGTGCGCAAGATCGCCTGGCGGATCATTCCGTTCGTTTTCATTCTCTACATCATTTCGTATCTGGACCGCGCGAATATCGGTTACGCGGCGTTGCAGATGAATCGCGATCTCGCGTTGAGCAGCGAGGCGTTTGGGTTCGCGTCGGGCATCTTCTTTATCGGCTACTTTATTTTCGAAGTGCCCAGCAACGTGATGCTCAACAAGTACGGTGCGCGTGTGTGGATCGCTCGCATCCTCGTGACGTGGGGCATGGTTTCCGTCGGTTCTGCGTTCGTGCAGAACGCTACCCAGCTTTATGTATTGCGCTTTCTGCTGGGCGTTGCCGAGGCGGGCTTTTTCCCCGGCATCATCGTCTATCTGACGTACTGGTTCCGCTCGAAAGAACTCGCGACGACGGTTGCACTGTTCACGGCGGCGATCCCCGTGTCGTACATCATCGGCGCGCCGCTCAGCACGTGGATCATGGATAGCGTCCACTGGCTGAACTGGAGCGGCTGGCGCTGGATGCTGGTGCTCGAAGGCGCACCTGCGCTGGTCGGCGGCATTCTGTGCTTCCTCTATCTGACCGACCGTCCCGCCGACGCGAAGTGGCTCAAGCCCGCGGAACGGGAATGGCTGCTGAACGAACTGGCCAATGACCGCAAGGCGCGGCCCGATGCGAAGCACTTCGGCTCGCTCAAGGCGATGACCAATCCGAAAGTGCTGTATCTGTCGTTCATTTACTTCGTGTATCAGTGCGGCAGTCTCGGCGTGGGTTACTGGATGCCGCAGATCATCAAGGGTTTTTCGAAGACGCTGAGCCACACGCAAGTCGGCCTCATCGCGATGATTCCGTATATCTTCGCGACGATCGTGATGGTGCTGTGGTCGCGCAGTTCCGACCGTCATAGCGAACGGCGCCTGCATTCGGCGATTCCGCTCGCGGTCGCCGCGCTCGCGCTGCTCGGCGCCGGACTCACGAATAACCCCTATGTATCGATTACGCTCATCAGCGTGAGCCTCGCCGGCCTGTACGCATTCAAGTCGCCGTTCTGGGCTCTGCCGACGCTGTTCCTGACGCGCTCGACGGCGGCGGTATCGATTGCGGTGATCAATTCCGTCGGCAATCTGGGCGGCTTTGTCGGGCCGTTTGCGATTGGCTATATCAAAGGCTCTGGTCAGAGCGCGACGCCTGGTTTGCTGTTCCTCGCCGCATTGCTCGTTGCATCGTTCTTCATGACGTTCTTTATTCGCGTGCATGAACAGCGTGATGCCGACACGCATGGCGCTGTCGCCAATCAGAGTCACTAG